One Artemia franciscana chromosome 6, ASM3288406v1, whole genome shotgun sequence DNA window includes the following coding sequences:
- the LOC136028391 gene encoding cilia- and flagella-associated protein 251-like yields the protein MKYIFLFAVGVAVIVTEVVLLDAETKYHQFYGYSSQQPSFKYGKPSYNPYSNGYRWKREASKLEPPVKYNSEVELSAREGSEGADPKEERRGKKQEKEIKKMKGESSEVESLEEEELEGEEAYKGRTERKQKKKNRKQKKGHGDSSEEEEEEVEEEYEGADSKEVKRENKQKKKQKKNKQKKNKQKKQQKEKTGKGDSSEVESPVEEGLDLNCYLCGCNNGNKE from the coding sequence ATCTTTCTTTTTGCTGTTGGCGTTGCTGTCATAGTGACCGAAGTAGTACTACTAGATGCTGAAACAAAGTACCACCAATTTTATGGCTATTCTAGCCAACAGCCTTCATTTAAATATGGCAAACCATCATACAACCCTTATAGCAATGGTTACAGGTGGAAAAGAGAAGCTTCGAAACTAGAACCACCAGTCAAATATAATTCTGAAGTGGAACTATCAGCAAGAGAAGGATCAGAGGGTGCAGATCCAAAAGAAGAGAGAAGGggaaagaaacaagaaaaggaaatcaaaaaaatgaaaggagaaAGTTCTGAAGTAGAATCATTAGAAGAGGAAGAGTTGGAGGGTGAAGAAGCATATAAAGGGAGgacagaaagaaaacaaaaaaagaaaaataggaagCAAAAAAAAGGTCATGGAGATAGTTCTgaagaggaagaagaagaagtagaAGAAGAATATGAGGGCGCAGATTCGAAAGaagtaaaaagagaaaataaacaaaaaaagaaacaaaagaaaaataaacaaaagaaaaataaacaaaagaaacaacaaaaagaaaaaacagggaaaggAGATAGTTCAGAAGTGGAATCACCTGTAGAAGAAGGATTGgatttgaactgttatttgtgCGGATGTAATAATGGAAATAAAGAATAA